The Cynocephalus volans isolate mCynVol1 chromosome 5, mCynVol1.pri, whole genome shotgun sequence genomic sequence GTTTACTCCACTCCCCGCACTCCACCCTTCACACACACTTTTGAGTCTTTGCTCTTGCTGTACGCTCTGTCTGATATTCTTCAACCCCCTCCCAAAATTCTGTCCAAAACTTTGACCAACTTTTCAAGATCAAGCTCAAAAACACGTAGGAGCTGCTCAAGAAATTATAATACTTCCACTGGAGGTATTGGGATGAACCATAAGAAACTGTCATTTTTGTAGATCAAAACTGACTGACTGTTGACAATTTCATATACAGTTCAACCTAATGCATTCTTCATTGCTTTAATACTTtactggttttgtgtgtgtgtgtgtgctggcagCCTTTTTTCATGTTGTACCTTGTAATACAGCAGAAAATcagataataaacaataaaattatgggacaataaaaaattaaataaaagaacaataaaaaactaCAGACAAGGgaaaaatggctttttttttttcctagctcaCCTTCAGTTGTTCCAAATCAAACTCCAAATCTAATACATTCTTCACTCTCCTTCCACAATCAATGTCAAGAATCAAATTGAGAGCTTGAGAACATTCCTTTGCTCTTTGTCGTACCTAATATGATTAAAGTCATAACAAAGTCCATGTAGAGGTTGCATGTGAGAAAAATGGTTGGTTATAAACTGGAAATGCCTAAGAGATAAGTGATGATAATACAAGGTAGCATAATGACACAGGCACAAACTTTGCAGGTAGATACAGCTGAGTCCAAATCCTGGCACTGTTGCTTACCTACTGTGTGACTTCAGATGACTTACTTAACCTGAGTTTCCATTTATTGTATAATAATGCCTACCTCAATGAAATGTGGGTGGATTTAAGAGCAATAACATGTGTAAAGCATGCACTATAAAGAAGCGGCCAAtgtgatttattttatgtaaCCATCCCAATAGCCCAGCAAGACAGATACtgttattattcattattttgtaacaaataaaatgtggaagcacAAAGAGATTAACTTGTTCAAGACCACCCCACTGCAAAGTGATAGAGCCAGGAATCAAACATAGAAAGCTGGATTTTAAGGCCTGTAGTCTTATACTATTATATACTGCTTCTCTAAAAAGTAGTGTTTTTTATATTGCCTCTGGTGGGTGgaatctattaatttattttttagcaattTTGAGATCCTAAATTAGAAGTTTTAATGCAAGAGAATTCTGAATATTCACTAACATTTCCTGGgatttttgtgtttgctttgtttttactaTGAACCAGACATTTAATTAAGAGAATTTTATTACCCAGAGAATCTTCTGACAGATCTTTTGAGAATGGGAAGCAGGAGAGCTCGGAACATAGCTTGCTGTACGTAAAATTAAATTAACGAATGTCATTGTTTTGTACATGCTTTTAGGTCACCAAGCCACCTCTCCTCTCACTGCAATGTACCTGCTCATTTCGTACAGGTATCTCCTCGTCCTCTTGTTTTACAGTTTTAAGGTAGAGCCAAGACTTGTTCCCTATTTCTGCAGCAGACTCGTCCTTGAAATAGTAAGTTGCAGATGCAGATCCATCTCTATAATGTAAACCAGATTAATTACTTTTACATGTTCTTTCCCTTCCTCATCTGACTTATGTCCCTTAACTCCATCCTTGACTCAACCTCCCTCTGATCTTTGAATTCCACTgtacatgttttatttcattaaagagAACCCCAAGGGAGTTCTAGGAAAAAGATCTTTTTAGAGGGTGAAGAAGACACTATTTTGTGCCCCACCTGCCATGCTGACTTCCGTTTAACCTCATTTATCTTCTTTGCTAGCTAATTACACCTTAACTTTAGGGCAAGCTGTAAAAGGAACATAGGTTTTAGGGAGtgaatgatttattacagcaggtggAGACAGTAGTCTGAGCACTAATATCACAAGATCCCCTGCCTCAGGGATCACAAGACACCTGGTGAATGatgttatcaacttatttttcttgacctcttttcttaaatttgtttttagtaACAGAGGTTTTTCCTATAAAACACCTTTACCTAAATGCAGAGTGCCAGAGCTCTCATCTGCTGATGTCTGATTCTTCATTGTGTGCAATTTTCCTATGTGTAAGTCACCCCCATTAATAAATACCTTTGTTTATCTCTGAATGGACTGCCTGCTTCCTTCTTTGGTCTCAAAGTACCTTCTCAATTTGGAGGGCAGTACGCTTTAACTCCCTCCTTGCACAACCTTATTGTCTATTGTTGAGCTGTGGGTAAACTCAACCCATTCTATCTTCACAATTCAGCCATGTTGAAAACTCACTCTCTGGAATCAGATCCCAGtgctgccacttactagctgtgtgactttgagcaaattatACTTTCTCACcttcattttcctcttccttaAAACAATGATAATAGTAACCATCTCATAGAATGGTTATGAAGTCTAGACAAGGTAATGTATGAAAGCACTTAGCCTAGTACATGGCATGCAATAAATACTCCAGAAATGTTAGCTGTTTTTTAAGTCTTGGCAATCTAACTCAATCTCTTTTCCTCATTATATAATCATAGTTGAAAATtccattaacatttttattaccttttatgAAAGTTAGAAGCATAGTTATGGGCATTAACATTCCCTGTATTTGTCTGAAGAGCCCGGCTATATCAGGTAACATACCTGTGTTCTACAGCAGCAACTATAAACCCATGAGATGCCAGGTCAATGCCAATAGCAGAATAAATTGTCCTTcaaaacagaaaagaggaaagcaTTGCACCTACCAGTCAAGATTACAAGGCTGGGTCCACTAGTAAAACTGGGAACATGGAGGGCACCACACCCTTATTGCAGTGCCCTGGAGTAGAAAGGAGAGCTGTGGTTCTCAAAGGGGAGCGATTTGCCTCTTAGGGGATATTTGACAATTTCTGGAGGTATTTTCATTATCACAGCTGGGGGGAGGGTGCTACTGGAATCTAGTGGGTAGAGGGAATCTACCAAACCTCCTACAATGCACACTATAATCCTCCACAACAAGAAAGTATCTGGTCTAAGATGTCAATAGTACTGCAGTTGAGAAATTCTGGTGCACTGATTACAAATATTGTCTCTGAGAGTTTTGGGGTttaatcttggctctgccacttgctagctatATGATTTTAGGTAATTACTGAATTTTTGTTCTTACCTGGAAATGGGGCACATAATAAAGCTTTTGCTTTAGGATAGTTATAAGGTTTTGATAAGATAATGTATGCAGGACGGTATGGTAGTTAAGAGAGCGGGACCTGCAGTCTGACCACtaagtttgaatcctggttccatGTATCTTGGATGAGTCACTTGTCTTTTCTCTGCCTtagtttcttatctgtaaaaaggTGATGGTATAGTAGTATGGTACCTCACAGGTGAGAATCAAGTGAGTTAATACATCTTCATTGCTTATAACCACATCTGAAACAGGGTAAATAACACAGGTTACTGTTATTTAAATGATGGGACTGGGTGAAGTGGTTAAAAAATCATGTGCTAAGCAACTGCATCCTATACCCTCTTCTACATCTTCATTCTGCACAATTTTTCTCATATCATGTATTCAGTAGGAAATGTCCATGAGAATGAAACGGAGGTGGCTAGAAACTGTATCTTCTACTGATGAAGATACAAGACCTTTTCaggagatggaaatgttctagtacagggatcagcaaacttctTCTATTAAAGGCCAGAGAATAAATATTTCTAGTtttgtgggccatacagtctttgtcacaactactcaactctgctgttgtagtacAAAAGTAGCCATGGACAATGTAaaaaatgaatgggtgtggctgtgttccactAAATCTTTAtttgggctggatttggccctcGGATTCTAATTTGCCTATCATTAGTGTAGTAGAAATCAAATAAGTAGCTAGGGTACAATTAAAGTGCCAAGATACTTCTTTATTGCAGGTGCTACCCAACTTCTTCCCAGCTAAAAGCCAGGTTGGAAGAAGGGGAGGCAGTTGAGAAGATGGTAGAAAAAAGTGGAGAGGATATGGTCAGGAAAATGTGCACTCAGACAGATATCATGCTTACTAAAGACCCCATCGAGTGATGCCCCTCTGGATCTATCACCATGTTCAAGTGGAAGGCTAAGCTTCCTGTGAGCTGCTCCCAGGGACTTTACAGCTTGGGTGCTAATGCAGGTCCATTCCTGTGAGATGCAGGATTCTTGAACAGCAACTTTGTATCAAGCCCTCTCTTCATAGGTCTGGCCTAATCTTTCTTAGCCCTGTGCTACAGTCTGAGACTCTTCTTACCCAGTCCTTCTCCCGTCTCCATCTCCTTTCCAGGTGTTCAACCAACATCATGTTCTGAAGGCATCTTTTCCTGTCCCTTCTCCTCTTTCAGAAGTATTTCTCTCAATAAATGTCTTTTACAGCTAATCCAATCTTGGAGTCTGTTTTTCAGAAGACCTGAACTAACAAAGGATGACTTTGAGAGTGTAGATATAATATGGAAGGATAAGAAGTAAAAAATCAGTACTCTCTCTCCTTTGTTGTGAGGCTAAACCCCATGAGCTGGATGGAGGGGAAACTACTTGACAAGACAGGGCTAAGATTGATCAAAAGACCACAGCCAATCCTTGAGGAACCCCATCCAGGTCAAGGGCCAGCATGACATTCCAAAATCTGTCAttccttttttagaaaaaaaaaatgtattcagtcGTTGATCCCTAAAGGTTAAAATTGTTCAACCTCTTGAATATTACCTGAATGCTCCAAGaccatgagaaaaaataattagcGGATATTTTTCACCAGTCCTCAGAGGGGCATTCCAGTTTGCAGGAGTTGTCCTTGAACCTAGACAACAATGGGAGATTATAGTGAGTTAGTGTTTTCTCTAACTTGAATGTTGCTAGTTAATTTGACTCACATCTCCTTAGCATAAAAcccatttatatctatatctatgtttTTATAAATCAATAGTAAATTCATTAAAAAGTCTGCTACtaaaggggccggcccatggctcactcgggagagtgtggtgctaataacaccaaggccacaggttcagatccctatatagggatggcgggttagcTGACTGGGTgaccatggtgctgacaacaccaagccaagggttaagatccccttaccggtcatcttaaaaaaaaaaaaaaaaaaaaaaaaaggctactaCTAAATACCCACCAGTCAAAGACCTGAACCATGTGTTCTTTTCTCAGACCATAGGATCATTAATTATCAGTTCTCACTGTCAGCTCTGACTTAAAGTGAGAGGTTTTCCTACTTACAGGTGTATTCAGCAAAGCTGCTACTTATTACCATTCCCAGGTTGTGGAAAAACTTCAAAGGAAATCTTCTGAAACCAAACTACCCAGTAAACCTCAGGAGCTCTACACTGAGAGGCAGAATCTGAGAACTGCAGACTACTCTCATTCTGATTTGGTCCTGATCCAGTGAAAGGTGGAGAGACCCTTGACTTTATACTCAGAGTGGCTTTGGAtgcagctctgccatttactagctatcGGCCTTGGGTAAGTTCCTcaaactctctgagcttcagattcctcttctgtaaaatggaggaaatGATACCTATCTCACAGGGTGTTTGtgagaattttatttaattaggttatatatatataaagcactacCAGTCACATAGTAAGGGGCTTAAAAGATGGAAGATACTGTCTTCCTTCACTTCTCAATTGttattgtcatcattattattagtaattacttgtgtttcatttttctcatgtaaAATTGAGATGTGGTCATGAAGACTGCATGCGAAGATTGCTATGGAAGTGATTTATAAGTTATTCAGCACCATAAGGATGTGTAGTTATAGAATTTTCATCATTTCTATTATaaagtggcttttaaaaaaactctAAAGAGATGTTTAAAATGAATCCCAAAAAGGGGTAGGTAGTTttgagagagaaatttaaagacaCAGTTAACATCAGCCCAACAGTAATGTCCGGTCAAACagataaagaaggaaaagttTGTGTTAGTGTAATGTAGACAAATTAAGTGATGAATGCATATCAGATTGTCCTAATGGAGAAGCCCCTTGGAGGTTGGTGATGGGAATGAGTAGTTTCTTCATTCATGATGAGTAGGAAATTAGCTTTGACTCCTTTGTTTTGGATCTGGAGAGTTATGGTGGCTTCTACCTGCATTCCCTTTTTGTCTGACTTTAGAAAGCACTTTAGCACAGAGCATGAAGGGCAGTGGTCACACCAGTGAACTTGCTCCTCTCACGTTATTGCTCTCTCCATAGTATGCAAGAAGGAAAACTAAAGAGCAGCCACAGAAAGATGTCAGAGCCATTCTGATACTTTCACCCATTCCTGTCATATTCAGAGTGGACAGAATGGGAACCCTCATTCTCTCATGATTGCCTGGGCTTTTAAGAAATACTTTCTCACCTTAGGAGAAGTTTAGATGGGAGAAAATCTACCCTGGCCTTAACCACCTGAaattcttgctgttttcaagGTTTCTTATATTCTAGAGCCAACAAGTAGTATCAACAGAAATCTTACCAAAGAGCAAGCTCAAAATTTTGCCCATAAGCCAGTGTGTTCCAAGAAATTTACTAAGACCCTGAAAATATTCTTTGTTGGGGATCCAGAGAGTGTCAAGGAGGTCATCACCTTGGGATGGATAATACATACGCAAGAAGGTGCCCTGTTGAGGAAAGAAATTAATGCACTTTTAGCCAAGTTGTTTCTCAAACATATTCCAACAGCTATTTTGCACATTTAATTGTGGGGACCCAAATACCTCTGTTATTCACAAAGAGGTCCAGAGAACTTTTTAAGCTACTGTGGCGAATGAATACAGTCatgaaagagaggagaaagagaacaaTATGCTTTCtgagtgaaaagaaaatatgagcagCCTGGCTTCAGCCatgaaggaagggaaaaataatGGGTTTATAGATGAATTGATCAGATGACAGCAAAGAATTAGGGAATGACTTAACCAGCAACAGGCTTCATATGAAGCCATTCTCAGAGGATGACAGGGTCAAGTTTCAACACCTTCCAGTGGGCCATAACAACAGCCAATATTGGAATATAGGGATAGGTTGTAGTAATAAAGGCATTACCTTATCAGTGTAATTAAACATCAGGTCTGTACAACCAACAGAATAAGATCCGTTTCCTCTGGGGATTTTAGTTCGGCCAAAGCTTGCAGCAGCCATCAGTGCTTGTATTTTATTGACCCAGGCTGAAAAACAGGTAAATATCATCTCATTTGTCATCCATTACACCCCAGACTTTACTATGCAAAGGAGTGCCAAGGGAATCAAGTTACTGCCCATAGTTTGTGGCTTCCTTCGTTTCTTAACCTAACttgtaaaatacacaaataattattGTGGGCCTGCTGTGTGCAAAGCATTGTTTGGGAGTTTTAGAGGGTAAAAAGATGGAGGCAGATGTAGCCCTTCTCCTGATACTTGCAGCCTTGTCCTCATCTTCTACTTCCATCTAGAGTATGTTAATGATGATGACCTCCCAAGTCTGAGCATGAACTTCATCTCGCATTTCAGATT encodes the following:
- the PLA2G7 gene encoding platelet-activating factor acetylhydrolase isoform X3, whose protein sequence is MAAASFGRTKIPRGNGSYSVGCTDLMFNYTDKGTFLRMYYPSQGDDLLDTLWIPNKEYFQGLSKFLGTHWLMGKILSLLFGSRTTPANWNAPLRTGEKYPLIIFSHGLGAFRTIYSAIGIDLASHGFIVAAVEHRDGSASATYYFKDESAAEIGNKSWLYLKTVKQEDEEIPVRNEQVRQRAKECSQALNLILDIDCGRRVKNVLDLEFDLEQLKDSIDRNKTAVIGHSFGGATVIQALSTDQRFRCGIALDAWMLPVGDEVYSRIPQPLFFINSERFQYPANIIKMKKCYLPGKERKMITVRGSVHQNFVDFTFATGRIIGYILTLKGDIDSNVAIDLINKASLAFLQKHLELHKDFDQWDSLVEGEDENLIPGTNIDTTKQHVTLQNSTGIEKQTLD
- the PLA2G7 gene encoding platelet-activating factor acetylhydrolase isoform X1; its protein translation is MVPSKLHALFCLCSCLALVHPFDWQDLDPVPHIKSSAWVNKIQALMAAASFGRTKIPRGNGSYSVGCTDLMFNYTDKGTFLRMYYPSQGDDLLDTLWIPNKEYFQGLSKFLGTHWLMGKILSLLFGSRTTPANWNAPLRTGEKYPLIIFSHGLGAFRTIYSAIGIDLASHGFIVAAVEHRDGSASATYYFKDESAAEIGNKSWLYLKTVKQEDEEIPVRNEQVRQRAKECSQALNLILDIDCGRRVKNVLDLEFDLEQLKDSIDRNKTAVIGHSFGGATVIQALSTDQRFRCGIALDAWMLPVGDEVYSRIPQPLFFINSERFQYPANIIKMKKCYLPGKERKMITVRGSVHQNFVDFTFATGRIIGYILTLKGDIDSNVAIDLINKASLAFLQKHLELHKDFDQWDSLVEGEDENLIPGTNIDTTKQHVTLQNSTGIEKQTLD
- the PLA2G7 gene encoding platelet-activating factor acetylhydrolase isoform X2, producing MTAAWVNKIQALMAAASFGRTKIPRGNGSYSVGCTDLMFNYTDKGTFLRMYYPSQGDDLLDTLWIPNKEYFQGLSKFLGTHWLMGKILSLLFGSRTTPANWNAPLRTGEKYPLIIFSHGLGAFRTIYSAIGIDLASHGFIVAAVEHRDGSASATYYFKDESAAEIGNKSWLYLKTVKQEDEEIPVRNEQVRQRAKECSQALNLILDIDCGRRVKNVLDLEFDLEQLKDSIDRNKTAVIGHSFGGATVIQALSTDQRFRCGIALDAWMLPVGDEVYSRIPQPLFFINSERFQYPANIIKMKKCYLPGKERKMITVRGSVHQNFVDFTFATGRIIGYILTLKGDIDSNVAIDLINKASLAFLQKHLELHKDFDQWDSLVEGEDENLIPGTNIDTTKQHVTLQNSTGIEKQTLD